A genomic stretch from Gardnerella leopoldii includes:
- a CDS encoding AMP-dependent synthetase: MNNFYINDLFSNSEQNKRCFAPKTNAERKAVQRSSQRGEAVRVYKNLYMRKEYWNSLYEAEKIRHIALSIIESHPDCKLTASTASALLGYQVSKDYDSEKNCYDNAFLSKKKNCVDARDTKIYIRSNKRKSNKYNNQLKVIPSVGYEQNGMSDDVRILTRENNSTGQLIKLPHASDCVTEEIKSHLVDKSTMLFDVANNYSFRFALPIFDSAARDNVNLNRVIEICKSRYCDCKNNLSGVDCNSEIANNKTCANSSLHKNQRHYTRDYAYLDDLRNYAKTNGGTNFSLSFKQIFECEQKKLAKLCKLCFFANGLSENAGESLARGTMINLGFMIPELQREFEIPHVNLKYRCDFLWSLNNGELIVGEFDGYSKYYIDTDDAQYKNVNLNSSGDNKNLFESRNQSVIHKNIDKQAEREVLLMKECGVNKIVRFNYSDILDPRKLEKKLAAVGVPRIIGK, encoded by the coding sequence TGCTGAAAGAAAAGCAGTTCAAAGGTCATCGCAACGTGGAGAAGCTGTGCGCGTGTACAAAAATCTTTACATGCGTAAAGAATATTGGAATAGTCTTTACGAAGCTGAAAAAATACGTCATATTGCGTTATCTATTATTGAATCGCACCCCGATTGTAAATTAACAGCTTCGACTGCCTCGGCACTTCTTGGGTATCAAGTTTCGAAAGATTATGACAGCGAAAAAAATTGCTATGATAATGCTTTTCTTAGCAAAAAGAAAAATTGTGTGGACGCAAGAGATACTAAAATTTATATTCGAAGCAACAAGCGAAAATCAAACAAGTATAACAATCAACTAAAAGTTATTCCTTCCGTAGGTTACGAACAGAATGGTATGAGTGATGATGTCCGCATTTTAACGCGTGAGAATAACAGTACTGGACAATTAATAAAGCTTCCGCATGCAAGCGATTGCGTGACTGAAGAAATAAAAAGTCACTTGGTAGATAAAAGCACTATGTTGTTTGACGTTGCTAATAATTACTCATTTAGATTTGCTTTGCCTATTTTCGATTCAGCAGCGCGAGACAATGTGAATTTAAACAGAGTGATCGAAATTTGCAAAAGCCGATACTGCGATTGCAAGAATAACTTGAGTGGCGTCGATTGTAATAGTGAGATTGCAAATAATAAAACGTGTGCGAATAGCAGTTTACACAAAAACCAACGTCATTATACAAGGGATTACGCTTATTTGGATGACTTGCGAAACTATGCAAAAACGAATGGTGGGACTAATTTTTCATTGTCTTTTAAGCAAATTTTTGAGTGTGAACAAAAAAAGTTGGCTAAATTATGTAAGCTTTGCTTCTTTGCAAATGGTCTTAGCGAGAACGCTGGTGAATCCTTAGCTCGGGGAACAATGATTAATTTAGGATTTATGATACCAGAATTACAGCGTGAGTTTGAGATTCCACATGTAAATTTGAAGTATCGTTGCGACTTTTTGTGGAGCCTGAATAATGGGGAGTTGATTGTTGGGGAGTTTGACGGGTATTCGAAATACTACATTGATACAGATGATGCGCAATATAAGAATGTGAATCTTAATTCTTCAGGAGACAATAAAAATTTATTCGAATCGCGAAACCAGAGTGTTATTCATAAGAATATCGACAAACAAGCGGAACGTGAGGTATTGCTTATGAAGGAATGTGGCGTAAATAAAATCGTGCGCTTTAATTACTCGGATATCCTTGATCCTAGGAAGCTTGAGAAGAAACTTGCAGCTGTTGGAGTGCCTAGAATTATTGGGAAATAG
- the rpsF gene encoding 30S ribosomal protein S6, with protein MSAHKYELMFIANPELDEHGLKKLTEQYLELVTNEGGSVDGTDYWGRRKFAYEIEGKTEGNYVVVNYTAEPSVSDELDRVLNLNESVIRTKILRKDAK; from the coding sequence ATGTCTGCACATAAGTATGAACTGATGTTCATTGCAAATCCTGAGCTGGATGAGCACGGTCTTAAGAAGTTGACCGAGCAGTATCTTGAGCTTGTCACCAACGAGGGCGGTTCCGTTGACGGTACCGATTACTGGGGTCGCCGCAAGTTTGCCTACGAAATTGAAGGCAAAACCGAAGGTAACTACGTTGTGGTGAACTACACTGCCGAGCCATCTGTAAGTGACGAACTTGACCGTGTTTTGAACCTTAACGAATCTGTAATCCGCACGAAGATTCTTCGCAAGGACGCTAAGTAA